The following are encoded together in the Ignatzschineria indica genome:
- a CDS encoding mechanosensitive ion channel domain-containing protein, translating into MTNIKRASTLLLIMLMSLSVAFSQVHPISSLLQNGLGAVESGQEEELMLPDPMSLNTAWWNYFENKKSGDLKQAVIDFIQRIDEESQKLPEEALKRELPKISHISANFFAYVALKEKSVTKKRFKFELKEHYSIGELLTIIHRERELSTELVSVREDIRDQDVQYRDITRDLNNRFVSYLETTEGSHARFLAALQVITLQTEQALLTERLRLLRENLTIIESESRELQDIKNVAITRLTYTSDEIEALNDRIDNTIIRLQEANTKLLREQSQLLLLPDETVEDQAVARLRNQRVAKEKINVAILEARLDMYENERDILAILSDEEGLDVERIQKNYADRQRNLEEISLKAKDWFNQNEVERSNTNALLADIEIRGGVNENSFLAGIANDRLTLIQETSVLLQKLQTEIADSQFMGRILENQLLQFQGVLMNTINRTKSTLSYAWRNVKQLLRTPLFTVGDTPVTSISFFQFLLIVLVCWWIAFWLNRVFNRMGNKRGDDKLPAYYLAGRLTYYAIILFGFLYGLTAVGIDFTNFALVAGALAIGLGFGLQSIVNNFVSGLILLFERSIKVGDFIELQDQKSGKPLWGEVKEINVRATIITDNDNVDIVIPNSEFINTKMLNWTLKEPQRRMRYPFRVAYGTDKEIVREVVLAAAEALPHTLKGIPGRNPAVWLVDFKDYYYEFELVVWLTSRAVKRPNGIRAAYMWAIDTALRENNIEIPVPQREHRFRPGEVLPIERIEEEILNDEEFLDEAESEPRNPQ; encoded by the coding sequence GTGACCAATATAAAGCGAGCTTCAACGCTACTATTGATAATGTTGATGAGTTTAAGTGTCGCTTTTTCTCAGGTTCATCCTATTAGCTCGTTACTGCAAAATGGATTAGGTGCTGTAGAAAGTGGTCAAGAAGAGGAGCTTATGCTTCCTGATCCTATGTCACTTAATACAGCATGGTGGAACTATTTTGAGAATAAGAAGTCGGGCGACCTCAAACAGGCAGTGATCGATTTTATTCAACGTATTGATGAAGAGTCACAAAAATTGCCAGAAGAGGCTCTTAAACGGGAATTGCCGAAGATCTCTCATATTAGCGCGAACTTTTTTGCTTATGTGGCTCTGAAAGAGAAGAGCGTTACTAAAAAGCGTTTTAAATTTGAGCTAAAAGAGCACTATAGTATTGGCGAACTCTTGACAATTATCCATCGAGAGCGGGAGCTTAGCACAGAGCTTGTTAGCGTGCGGGAAGATATTCGTGATCAGGATGTGCAGTATCGTGATATTACGCGGGATCTTAATAATCGCTTTGTCTCCTATCTTGAGACTACAGAGGGGAGTCATGCTCGATTTTTAGCTGCACTGCAGGTGATTACACTTCAGACGGAACAAGCATTATTAACAGAGCGATTACGTCTGTTACGAGAGAACTTAACAATCATTGAGTCGGAATCTCGTGAGCTTCAAGATATTAAGAATGTTGCCATTACTCGATTGACCTACACTAGTGATGAGATCGAAGCGCTCAATGATCGGATCGATAACACTATTATTCGTCTTCAAGAGGCTAATACAAAATTACTTCGTGAGCAGTCACAACTTCTACTTCTTCCTGATGAGACGGTGGAAGATCAAGCTGTTGCAAGATTACGTAATCAACGTGTGGCAAAAGAGAAGATCAATGTTGCGATTTTAGAAGCGCGACTCGATATGTATGAAAATGAGCGCGATATCTTAGCCATTCTCTCGGATGAAGAGGGACTCGATGTTGAGCGAATACAGAAAAATTATGCCGATCGTCAGCGTAATTTAGAGGAGATCTCACTTAAAGCGAAGGATTGGTTCAACCAGAATGAGGTGGAGCGAAGTAATACCAATGCGTTACTTGCGGATATTGAAATTCGCGGTGGCGTCAATGAGAATAGCTTCCTTGCCGGCATCGCTAATGATCGCCTAACGCTGATTCAAGAGACCTCTGTTCTGTTACAAAAGCTGCAGACAGAGATTGCCGATAGCCAGTTTATGGGGCGCATCTTAGAGAATCAATTATTACAGTTTCAAGGCGTATTGATGAATACCATCAATCGTACGAAAAGCACGCTCAGTTATGCTTGGCGCAATGTGAAGCAACTTTTGAGAACGCCACTCTTTACTGTGGGTGATACACCGGTAACCTCGATCAGTTTCTTTCAGTTTCTTCTTATTGTCCTTGTCTGTTGGTGGATCGCCTTCTGGCTCAATCGTGTCTTCAATCGTATGGGAAATAAGCGAGGTGATGATAAATTGCCGGCTTACTATCTTGCTGGGCGCTTAACTTACTACGCTATTATCCTCTTTGGATTTCTCTATGGTTTGACTGCTGTTGGCATTGACTTTACCAACTTTGCGCTTGTCGCGGGGGCACTTGCAATCGGGCTGGGATTTGGATTGCAATCGATCGTTAATAACTTTGTCTCGGGTCTGATTCTGCTCTTTGAGCGCTCGATTAAGGTGGGTGATTTTATTGAGCTACAAGATCAAAAGAGTGGGAAACCTCTCTGGGGTGAGGTGAAAGAGATCAATGTACGAGCCACTATTATCACCGATAATGATAATGTCGATATCGTGATTCCTAACTCTGAGTTTATCAATACCAAGATGCTCAACTGGACGCTTAAAGAGCCTCAGCGCCGTATGCGTTACCCTTTTAGAGTTGCCTATGGAACAGATAAGGAGATTGTTCGAGAAGTGGTTCTTGCCGCTGCAGAGGCGTTGCCACACACCTTAAAAGGAATTCCAGGACGTAATCCTGCTGTTTGGTTAGTCGATTTTAAAGATTACTACTATGAGTTTGAGTTAGTTGTTTGGCTCACCTCGAGAGCTGTGAAACGTCCCAATGGTATTCGCGCAGCTTATATGTGGGCGATCGATACGGCATTAAGAGAGAACAATATTGAGATCCCCGTACCTCAACGTGAACATCGTTTTCGTCCGGGGGAGGTTCTGCCGATTGAACGGATAGAAGAGGAGATCCTCAATGATGAGGAGTTTCTAGATGAAGCAGAGAGTGAGCCGCGCAATCCTCAATAA
- the glyQ gene encoding glycine--tRNA ligase subunit alpha, with protein MKKMTFQEMIFTLQTYWAEQGCALLQPYDIEVGAGTFHTATFLRALGPEPWAAAYVQPSRRPTDGRYGENPNRLQHYYQFQVAIKPSPENMQELYLGSLEALGIDVTKHDIRFVEDDWESPTLGAWGLGWEVWLNGMEVTQFTYFQQAGGLECKPVLGEITYGLERFAMYVQEVESVYDLVWSDGPFGKITYGDVFHQNEVEQSHYNFSHADVEFLLNSFNFYEKEVSRLLAENLALPAYEMVLKASHAFNLLDARKAISVTERQGYILRVRKMAGMVAKSYYESRERLGFPMLKRES; from the coding sequence ATGAAAAAAATGACTTTTCAAGAGATGATTTTTACGCTGCAAACTTACTGGGCAGAGCAGGGGTGTGCGTTACTTCAACCTTATGATATTGAGGTGGGAGCAGGAACATTCCATACGGCAACATTCCTTCGTGCATTAGGTCCTGAGCCATGGGCGGCCGCTTATGTTCAACCCTCCCGTCGTCCAACGGATGGTCGTTATGGTGAAAACCCGAATCGTCTACAACATTACTATCAATTTCAAGTCGCGATTAAACCCTCTCCAGAGAATATGCAAGAGCTCTATCTTGGTTCATTAGAAGCATTAGGGATCGATGTAACTAAGCATGATATCCGATTTGTGGAAGATGATTGGGAGTCACCAACGTTAGGTGCTTGGGGTTTAGGCTGGGAAGTTTGGCTCAATGGGATGGAGGTGACACAATTTACCTATTTCCAGCAGGCCGGAGGTTTGGAATGTAAGCCGGTATTGGGAGAGATCACCTATGGACTTGAGCGCTTTGCGATGTATGTTCAGGAAGTTGAGAGTGTTTATGATCTTGTCTGGTCGGATGGACCTTTTGGTAAGATCACTTATGGCGATGTTTTCCATCAAAATGAGGTAGAACAATCTCACTATAACTTCTCTCACGCTGATGTTGAATTCCTCCTAAATTCCTTTAATTTTTACGAAAAAGAGGTGTCACGTCTTTTAGCTGAGAACCTAGCGCTTCCTGCTTACGAGATGGTTCTGAAAGCCTCCCATGCCTTTAACCTATTAGATGCGCGTAAAGCGATCTCCGTAACAGAGCGACAAGGCTATATTTTACGAGTTCGTAAAATGGCGGGAATGGTAGCGAAGAGCTACTATGAATCTCGTGAAAGATTAGGCTTTCCTATGTTAAAAAGAGAGTCATAG
- a CDS encoding inositol monophosphatase family protein: MDMQKYLDCALEASEIARELIATAYDENAFKIEIKADATPVTEVDIAVEKAIYEHISKAFPDHGFYGEESGQKNMSSDFIWLIDPIDGTKAFVRRRPFFSCQIALMYKGEIVLGVSTAPCFNGGERIYALKGQGAFLEGKKISVSDIDQLSQAVFSSGNLKRLTQDAEKWANYGQLVGAVNSTRGFGDFLQYHFLATGKVDIIVESDVNILDIAALSIIVNEAGGVITALDGGAIDLDVTTILATTPALHQKVLDLLQYSA; encoded by the coding sequence ATGGATATGCAAAAATATTTAGATTGTGCGTTAGAAGCATCAGAGATCGCAAGAGAGTTGATCGCAACAGCTTATGATGAAAATGCCTTTAAAATTGAGATAAAAGCGGATGCAACACCGGTAACAGAGGTGGATATTGCGGTGGAGAAGGCGATCTATGAACATATCTCTAAAGCTTTTCCTGATCATGGGTTTTATGGGGAGGAGAGTGGGCAGAAGAATATGAGTTCTGATTTTATCTGGCTCATTGATCCTATTGATGGTACTAAAGCATTTGTTCGCCGTCGCCCCTTTTTCTCTTGCCAAATTGCTTTAATGTATAAGGGCGAGATTGTTTTAGGGGTATCAACAGCCCCTTGCTTTAACGGTGGTGAGCGAATCTATGCGCTAAAAGGGCAAGGCGCTTTTTTAGAGGGTAAAAAGATCTCCGTCAGTGATATCGATCAGTTATCACAAGCGGTCTTCTCTTCAGGGAATCTCAAGCGTTTAACTCAAGATGCTGAGAAATGGGCAAATTATGGCCAATTAGTTGGAGCGGTCAATTCTACGCGTGGATTTGGAGATTTCTTACAATACCATTTCTTAGCAACGGGGAAAGTCGATATTATTGTTGAATCTGATGTCAATATCTTAGATATTGCAGCGCTCTCGATTATTGTCAATGAAGCAGGGGGAGTGATAACCGCACTCGATGGAGGCGCAATTGATCTTGATGTTACAACGATCCTAGCAACAACACCGGCACTCCATCAAAAAGTATTAGATCTTCTGCAATATTCTGCATAA